Sequence from the Fibrobacter sp. genome:
CTTCTTCAACAAATATTCACCCGTAGGACTACGGCAAATATTTCCGGTACAGATAACAAGAATATTTTTCATCAGTATAAAAGTAAAAACTTAGCAGACAAGTATGCGAGCCCAAGAACTGTAAAAAGGTCCTAAATATGCAAAAAAAGAGCCCGACAACAGCGGACTCTATAAAATTCTTGACAAAGTCTTCAGGTTTTACAAGTCAAACGCAAAACCAAGGTCTTTCAACAAAGGATTCTTGGTGTCCTTTTCGCTGAGAAGAGGCTCAAAACCATTTCCCACAGGCCACTGAATACCAATTGCCGGGTCATTCCAACACAAGCCACCTTCATCCGTAGGATCGTAAAGGCGGGTGCATTTATAGACAAAGGTCGCAGTTTCGCTAAGAACAACAAAACCGTGGGCAAAGCCTTCAGGAATGTAGAACTGCTTCTTGTTTTCAGCGCTAAGGACAACGCCTTCATACTTACCAAAAGTAGGGCTCCCCTTACGAAGGTCTACAGCAACATCATAAACTTCACCTTCCAACACGCGAACCAGTTTTCCCTGTGGATTCTTTTTCTGGAAATGCAAGCCGCGAAGCACACCTTTCTTTGAACGAGATTCGTTATCTTGTACAAAATCAACATTCAGTCCAGCGGCATCAAACTCCGCCTTGTTGTAGGTTTCCATGAAATAGCCGCGATGGTCACCGAACACGGTCGGTTCAATAATCGTCACGCCTTCGACAGAAGTTTTTATAAAGTTAAACTTACCCATCTCTCGTACCAATGCTAGTAGCGGATCTTTCCTTCAGCAACCTTGCGCAGATGCTGACCATAGGGAGACTTGCCATACTTTGCGGCAGATTCAAGCAACTTATCCTTGCTGATCCAACCATTGATAAAGGCGATTTCTTCAACTGCGGAAATCTGGATGCCCTGACGGTTTTCCACCATACGAACAAAGTCGCCAGCTTCAATCAAACTATCCATGGTACCTGTATCAAGCCATGCAAAACCGCGGCCAAGCAGTTTCACATCCAGCTGACCCATGTCCAAGTAAGTCTTGTTCAGGTCCGTGATTTCCAGTTCACCGCGAGCGCTAGGCTTCTGAGCCTTAGCAAATTCGCAGACGCGGTTGTCGTAGAAATACAAGCCCGTAATGGCGTAGTTGCTCTTGGGTTCCTTGGGTTTTTCTTCAACAGAAATCACCTTGCCTGCAGCGTCAAATTCCACAACGCCAAAGCGTTCCGGGTCTTCAACGTAATAACCGAAAACGCTTGCACGGCCGTTTTCTTCCGCATTCTTCACAGCAGCCTTCAAGAGGGGACTGAAGCCGTTACCGTAGAAAATGTTGTCTCCAAGGACCATGGCGCAGCAGTCGTTTCCGATAAATTCTTCACCGAGAATGAATGCCTGGGCAAGACCATCGGGACTAGGCTGAACCTTATACGAAAGGTTCAAACCCATAGCGCTACCGTCACCCAACAAGCGTTCGAAGTTGGGCAAGTCCGTAGGCGTAGAAATAATCAGGATATCACGGATTCCAGCCAGCATCAAGGTGGAAAGCGGATAGTAGATCATGGGCTTGTCGTAAACAGGCAGCAGCTGCTTACTCGTGACCATTGTCAACGGATAGAGGCGAGTACCGGAGCCTCCGGCAAGAATGATTCCCTTCATTAATACTTTCCGTATTTGTAGCCGTAACCTTCGGAACGGCTATGTTCATACTTGTTGATGACAATAGAAGCGTGAGCATTTCCATTGCCCTTCAAAATTTGGCCCATGCC
This genomic interval carries:
- the rfbC gene encoding dTDP-4-dehydrorhamnose 3,5-epimerase, coding for MGKFNFIKTSVEGVTIIEPTVFGDHRGYFMETYNKAEFDAAGLNVDFVQDNESRSKKGVLRGLHFQKKNPQGKLVRVLEGEVYDVAVDLRKGSPTFGKYEGVVLSAENKKQFYIPEGFAHGFVVLSETATFVYKCTRLYDPTDEGGLCWNDPAIGIQWPVGNGFEPLLSEKDTKNPLLKDLGFAFDL
- the rfbA gene encoding glucose-1-phosphate thymidylyltransferase RfbA; amino-acid sequence: MKGIILAGGSGTRLYPLTMVTSKQLLPVYDKPMIYYPLSTLMLAGIRDILIISTPTDLPNFERLLGDGSAMGLNLSYKVQPSPDGLAQAFILGEEFIGNDCCAMVLGDNIFYGNGFSPLLKAAVKNAEENGRASVFGYYVEDPERFGVVEFDAAGKVISVEEKPKEPKSNYAITGLYFYDNRVCEFAKAQKPSARGELEITDLNKTYLDMGQLDVKLLGRGFAWLDTGTMDSLIEAGDFVRMVENRQGIQISAVEEIAFINGWISKDKLLESAAKYGKSPYGQHLRKVAEGKIRY